The Neoarius graeffei isolate fNeoGra1 chromosome 10, fNeoGra1.pri, whole genome shotgun sequence sequence cagtcagacagattgtgtacaaatggaggaaattcaagaccattgttaccctccccaggagtggtcgaccaacaaagatcactccaagagcaaggtgtgtaatagttggtgaggtcacaaaggaccccagagtaacttctaagcaactgaaggcctctctcacattggctaatgttaatgttcaccagtccaccatcaggagaacactgtgaggagaacagcaatggtgtgcatggcagggttgcaaggagaaagccattgctctccaaaaagaacattgctgctcatctgcagtttgctaaagatcatgtggacaagccagaaggctattggaaaaatgttttgtggatggatgagaccaaaatagaactttttggtttaaattagaagcgttctgtttggagaaaggaaaacactgcattctagtataagaaccttatcccatctgtgaaacatggtggtaatagtatcatggtttgggcctgttttgctgcatctgggccaggacagcttgccatcattggtggaacaatgaattctgagttataccagcgaattctaaaggaaaatgtcaggacacctgtccatgaactgaatctcaagagaaggtgggtcatgcagcaagacaatgaccccaagcacacaagtagttctaccaaagaatggttaaagagaatgaagttaatgttttggaatggccaagtcaaagtcttgaccttaatccaattgaaatgttgtggaaggacctgaagcgagcagttcatgtgaggaaacccaccaacatcccagagttgaagctgttctgtacagaggaatgggctaaaattcctccaagccggtgtgcaggactgatcaacagttaccggaaatgtttagttgcagttattgctgcacaaaggggtcacaccagatactgaaagcaaaggttcacatacttttaccactcacagatatgtaatattggctcattttcctcaataaataaatgaccaagtataatatttttgtctcctttgttcaactgggttctctttatctacttttaggacttgtgtgaaaatctgatgttgttttaggtcatatttacacagaaatatagaacattgtaaagttcacaaacttccaaacaccactgtatatggtaAGAACATGTAATTATCTGGGTTTATCATTGACTACTGAAAGAACTAAGAATTTTCCAAggtaaatatatacagtactgtgcacaagtcttcggcacatgtaaagaaatgctgtagaccaaacatGGCTTAAAAACAATGACCTGAAACgtttcaatatttaaaaaaaaatactataaaccacagtcagccataataaataaaacaaagtcaatatttggtgtgagacgaccctttgctttcaaaaaaaatagtagtctcaagtacagcgagtgcagttttataaggaaatgagctgtcggttttactgagcatcttgcagtaccagccacagttcttctggacactttgtcacaattgtttcttaattttgcagcaaaacccagtagccttcattatgttttcttttttcatctgaaaagtggtctcttatgtaacatgctgctcagatacaaactttttttctataacatttaattttgtgctggaaaacgaacgtttggaactctaaaatgttactGACTCGAtactgtagaagtcataaaataggaatctataacaaagtttgtattaaaaaaaataaggtgcctaagacttttgcacagtactgtacacatGAAATTGTTTACTGATGAATAGTTATTGTATAGTTATACTCACTCCAAAGACGTCCCCAACCAGTGACATAGCAGCCGGTGCCGCCGGGCAGCACCAGTCCATCATCAGGCAAACAGGCAGGCATGATTGTGTTAGAAAACTGCACACGGTTCTGCAGTTTGATCAAGGCAATGTCATTCCTGAAATATGAGGAGACAAAAACTACCATAAAAAAAGAAGTCAAGATAAAGATATCTTCACACAGACTTACTGCTATTAAACAGCGTTAGTGGTGTTACTCTGTTCATGACTGAAACTATATTTAAGACACTAACCTGATTCTCTGGGGGTCCCACTGATTATGAACAATGATCCTCTCAACACCCATTGCAATGGAGCCCGGCTCATTAGTAGTGCTCAGCCTGTGCTTGCCCAGATACACTTTGTAGGTTCGACTGCTGCTGGACCACATGCCTCAAGTTTAGTAGGGTTTAGTAGATCTGCTTTTGTATTGAATTCATTTATCATCTATCAATATATCTATCAATTAGTATCATGCATTTTGAGACATTATATCAGCTCTGTTTGTTATTGGTTCTCCATTGAAATAAAAGTAAAGAAATGAGGTCTCTTACCCGACGCAGTGAGCTGCAGTAAGAACCCACTGGTCAGCGACCAGGGTTCCTCCACAGGTGTGGTAGTAGTTGGAGCCGCTCAAGTActggagagagatctgcaaaatatAGAAGGAATTAGTGACTATGAGAAATTGACTGGCTATCCAGGTCAGTACATAAAAATGTAAGAGTCTATCAGTTCCAAAACATACGATAcagatgcaaatgtaataaaacgCAGATGAAAATGTGCACAGTACCTGCCAGGGCCAGCTGTTAGCTCTAACATTGTCACCTCCAACCACCCTGTTGACAATGGGTGGGAAGGTGGGCCGCCCACATCCATAGGctgtttaaaacacacacacaatgtacagtatatgtaATGCATCACACTGATGTACATGCTCATAAAAAGAGCGTGAAGTGCTTTCATGCTTTCTTCTTAATAATTACTTAAAGAGTTTGTCAGAAATCATTTAACTACAATCAGGGTGGTGGAAAATTTATTAATGTACTGATTCATGTTATAGTTTATATTGTAGCAATGCTGCTGAATTCTCGAATATGATTGATCAGATGGTGTTGATTAATtgtctttagtataaatacacaggtgattataggaaatcgtgcacgctgattggtcgaaaaatttggattatttctcgataattacgtcgagcaacttggcaaaatgacggccaatcgctttgtcaccgtaagtgaggaagaattagaaatgatgaaagaCAGGCTTGTAGttttcgagtccgactcgtgccctaattttaaggactcgtgcattaactgcattaggactcataaactggagacgaggactttgattttttttctttattttttttgtcacatgccataataatttggcataagatatttatatctacattaatttttgtactaggcggcacggtggtgtagtggttagcactgtcgcctcacagcaagaaggtccaggttcgagccccgtggctgacgagggcctttctgtgcggagtttgcatgttctccccatgtccatgtgggtttcctccgggtgctccggtttcccccacagtccaaagacatgcaggttaggttaactggtgactctaaattgaccgtagatgtgaatgtgagtgtgaatggttgtctgtgtctatgtgtcagccctgtgatgacctggcgacttgtccagggtgtaccccgcctttcgcccgtagtcagctgggataggctccagcttgcctgcgaccctgtagaacaggataaactccgcacagaaaggccctcaccggccacagggctcgaacccggaccttcttgctgtgaggtgacagcgctaaccactacaccaccgtgccgccctattattattattattattataatcaatAATAAAGGTCAATAACGTAATTAGCTAGAAAGCAATGTTCCTCTTACCGCCAACAATGAACAAAGCCAAGATCAAGAGTTTCATGATGAATGTACAATAGCTGCTGCAAAGTTGCACTTTATATACTTAATTACACAATCCTTAGAATTTTAATTCCGCCTACATTGTTGCTTTTGCCCATGAATACTGTTTAGTTTCATAGATAACTGTCTTAAAATACTTACATTATCTTTATTTGTACACTTGTCCTGTGAATTTCGCAGCTGGCATCAGGAAACCTTACATGACTTAGACATAAGCTCAAAACCTTTGAATACAATAACATTTCCCCAATTAAAAAAGATATGCCTGCATATGCATTAAAATACATACATATATGCATTGTTTTACTTAATGTAGGTTTATACGCATGAGTTAAATGCATCAGTGAGGTGGATTTGCTGGACACCCAAAGATGTGAAAAATCTGCACCCCTAACAGATGTTAGCTGGGAGCTATTTTCTCATTAGATATATGTCAGATCAAGGTGAATCCTCTCAAGTTGGGTTTGTTTGATTTTCCAGACAACTTTCCCAGCAGTCAAGCTTCCTTGCTGTCCCAAAGTATATAAATCCCAGCTAGAAGGTGAAAAGAGTCGAAGACGCAAACATGATGAAGTTTGTGGTGCTAGCTATTCTGGTTGTTGGAGGTAAGAATCCTTCTGTTACTTCTGAGCTGTGCACAGACCCATGTGTCCTTAGACATTCTCTTATACTGTATATTGTACTTCTCCAATCGGCAATATAATATGTTTCAGTGCTCTTTTGTAAAATGTGATTTTCAATGTGGTTCCTTAGCTTATGGGTGTGGTCTGCCCACCTTTGCTCCTCTTGTAAAGAGGGTTGTGGGTGGTGAGGATGTCCGTGCCCACAGCTGGCCCTGGCAGGTAAACCACATATTTATATTGCTGACACTTTTAATAATACAGGCTACACTGCTTCAGATGGTAAATATAGTTTATATTCTGTAACTATTTTTCATTGGTAATTCCACAGATCTCCCTCCAATATACCAGCAGTGGTAACTGGTACCACACCTGTGGAGGAACTCTGATCTCTGACCAGTGGGTTCTGACTGCTGCTCACTGCATCAGGTAAACATTGCGTCAAGTTTCAAGGAATACCACTTTACACTACCCTAATAAACCTGATGTTGGActggaaactcatctcatctcattatctctagccactttatcctgttctacagggtcgcaggcaagctggagcctatcccagctgactacgggcaaaaggcggggtacaccctggacaagtcgccaggtcatcacagggctgacacatagacacagacaaccattcacactcacattcacacctacggtcaatttagagtcaccagttaacctaacctgcatgtctttggactgtgggggaaaccggagcacccggaggaaacccacgcggacacggggagaacatgcaaactccacacagaaaggccctcgccggccacggggctcgaacccggaccttcttgctgtgaggcgacagcgctaaccactacaccaccgtgccgccgactggAAACTTAAATATGGAATTATTCCCTGTTAAAATTTTCCATTGAGATTCTGGTAATAAGAAACACTACGATGCAAATATGTGGAGTTAGGGGTTTCTGAATGGTTCATCAGAAAACTGTTCACTCTCATGTCGATTGGAGATGGCGAGATTGAGTCAAGACAATGCCACATCCATTCATGGCAGCAAAATTTGTAGGAGGAATGGCCTACatactctcccctgtcaatcacagagaCACAAGTTAATTATAGGCACCTGTGGGCTCAGGTATGAAGATGAGGGTAGATAaaaagaagaaagcacaactttattcataacacacttgtgaaatttcctctctgcatttaacccatctgaagcagtgaacacacacatgcacacacacgtgaccagtgagcacacacacatacccagagcagtgggcagccatgctaacagcgcccggggagcagttgggagttaggtgcctcgctcaagggcacctcagcccaaggccgtcccatattaacctaaccgcatgtctttggattgtgggggaaaccagagcac is a genomic window containing:
- the LOC132893542 gene encoding chymotrypsin-like elastase family member 2A, which translates into the protein MKLLILALFIVGAYGCGRPTFPPIVNRVVGGDNVRANSWPWQISLQYLSGSNYYHTCGGTLVADQWVLTAAHCVGSSRTYKVYLGKHRLSTTNEPGSIAMGVERIIVHNQWDPQRIRNDIALIKLQNRVQFSNTIMPACLPDDGLVLPGGTGCYVTGWGRLWTGGPIAEILQQALLPIVSHSICSQPDWWSNLVTEKMVCAGGDGQLASCNGDSGGPLNCQRSDGAWMVYGIVSFGSSLGCNYYKKPSVFTRVSAYIPWINQVMTAY